Proteins encoded within one genomic window of Chlorobaculum sp. MV4-Y:
- a CDS encoding NUDIX hydrolase: MKSFAFCPLCATPLNDSFIDGRDRMSCPQCGWVHYINPLPVAVALTVNRNNELLMIRRAHEPAFNEWALPGGFLEAGERPEEGCLRELFEETSLEGTIDKLIGVWHLESELYGSLMAVAYRVIAAHERISINHEVFEAGFYRPDNMPPVRIPLHRQIIEQSRWPEYDLSLTL, encoded by the coding sequence ATGAAGTCATTTGCATTCTGCCCGCTGTGCGCCACACCACTGAACGACTCTTTCATCGATGGCCGCGACCGGATGAGCTGTCCTCAGTGCGGATGGGTGCACTACATCAATCCCCTGCCGGTCGCCGTCGCTCTGACGGTCAACCGGAACAACGAGCTCCTGATGATCCGGCGTGCGCACGAACCGGCCTTCAACGAATGGGCGCTGCCCGGCGGATTTCTCGAAGCGGGCGAACGGCCCGAGGAGGGGTGCCTGCGGGAACTGTTCGAGGAGACCTCGCTGGAGGGAACCATCGACAAACTGATCGGGGTGTGGCATCTGGAATCGGAGCTGTACGGATCACTGATGGCGGTAGCGTACCGCGTGATTGCAGCTCACGAGCGCATCTCGATCAACCACGAGGTGTTCGAGGCGGGATTCTACCGGCCCGACAACATGCCTCCGGTAAGGATTCCGCTGCATCGCCAGATCATCGAACAGAGCCGCTGGCCGGAGTACGATCTGTCGCTCACTCTATAA